The nucleotide sequence AGAGTGGAAAAAAATAAAAAATCAGGAACTATAAAAAAGGCGTGGTGGAAAATTTTAAGATCACTTGCCAGCAGAGGTAATTGCCAAGCCGGTAAGATTAATTTAACGACCGAGCGGTTTAATACCCGGAGACGGTGAGAAGGGAGGATACAATGGCAGAATTTAAACCAAGTAAATCTAAAGAGGAGTGGGCGAGCAGGTTGATAGTACCTCTTTATAACGAAGGGTATATTGAGACATTATGGAATGCAAGGAAACCTTATCACAGGGAACACGGATTTACCTTAAAGGCCAGTGGAAAATGGGCATTGTGGTTTTTTAATATGAGGCCCGCCGGTAGTTCTCCGGAGTTATTCTATGATATTTGTACTTCCATGGCTGAGATGATAATCGTTCACCGTGAGCAAAAAGAACTGGATATGTTAATCGGCGTAGAAATGGCGGGAATTCCTCCTGTTGGAGCAGTGTCTCGGGCAATGTATAATTTGGGGTACCCGATGAAGTTTGGCTATACACGGCCCCTGCCAAAAAAGGTAATGTCTCCCATAGAATGCCTGGAGCTGTTAAGGAAAATCGACGCCAATGTTACCGGTTACAGCAATAAAGAATATGTGGAGGGCAGACTGGAATGGGCAACTAATGTCGGTATTCTTGATGATATGGCTACGAATTTGGGGAGTAAAATTATAGCCCGGTTGATTGTTCTTTGGCAGGCAGGATTAAGAAATACGTCAGTCGTCTGTAATCAAATATTCTATTTCCTCAATCGAACCAGGGGCAACATCCAGAAGGGTATTGATTTTGTCAACGAGACTGAATCAGGCCTCTATCCAGCGAGCCTGGATGTTAACTACATCATTGAGATGGACGATCATCTTGCTGAATTGAAAACGGTTATGAAACCGGGAGAGTTTGAATGGTTTACGGAATTTCAGAAAAATTCCAAACAGTTTGACGGATCTGAAGATGGTCTCCGTAACAGGAGAGAAGCGCTCGCCGCGGCTGCTCGCGGCTTATAGTAAAAGGAGATAAACAATTTCTATCCGGCCCGTTCGCTCACTAAGAGTGCAACGAGGCCGGTTTTTTATTTGCAGGAAACAGGCATTTTAAGGTATAATGGTAATATAATTTTTAAATAAAATTTATGGCAAAAAAATTAAAATTTCCTGAAAAGTTAGCTAAATATTTAGCTAAAGCCAAGGTTAAGCATAGTATTTTAGAGCATAAAACCGTCTACACGGCCTATGATACGGCCGCGACCATGGGTAAAAAGTTAAATGAAGTGGTGAAAACTTTATTGGTGGCGGCGGATAAAGATTATTATTTAGCGATTTTACCGGCTGACCATAATTTGGATTTTAAAAAGTTAGCGCGCGAAATAAGCAAAAAGGCTGGCAAAAAAATAAAAGCCGTAAAAATTCCCGGCGAGGCGGTTATGGAAAAATTATTAAAAGTTAAGGCCGGCGCCATGAGCGCTTTCGGCGGCTTGTATAAATTGCCCGTGGTTATGGAAAAAAATTTGGTTAAAATAAAAAAAGCGATTTTCGCGTCAGGCAGTTTTAACCATTCAATAGAGATGGCGGTTAAAGATTTCATTAAATTGGAAAAGGCCATTTTAGGCAGTTTTGGAGTCAAGAAGAAATAAATTATGAATTTTAAAATAGATAAATTTGAAGGGCCGTTGGGCCTGCTTTTGCAATTAATTGAAAGGCAGGAGCTTGATATTACGGAAATCAGCTTGGCGAAAATTGCCGATCAATATATTGAATATATCAGGAGTTCTAACCATTTAAAGCCGGAGGAGCTGGCTGATTTTTTAGTAGTGGCCGCTAAATTATTGCTGATAAAATCCCGGGCGCTTTTGCCGTTTTTAAAAGGCGAAGAGGAAGAGGAAATCCAGGAATTTGAGCATCAATTAAGAATGTATAAAGAATTTTTGGAAGCGGCTAAAAAAATTGAAGCTATTATCGGGAAAAAGCGGTTTAGTTTTCCGCGCGAATTCAACCGCCAGGCGTTTTTGACTAGCGCCCATTTATTTTCGCCGCCCAAAAGTTTAACCGCCGCCGATTTACTGGACGTTTTCAGCGGGATAATTAAAAATATCAGGCCGGTTGAATCGCTGGAGGAAAAGAGTTTAGAACAAATAGTCAATATTGAAGATAAAATATTGGCGATTCAAGAGATTCTTCTGGAAAAAATAAAGATAAGCTTTAATCATATTTTAGCTACCGCGAAAAATAAAACCGAAATAATCGTCAGTTTTCTAGCCATGTTGGAGTTGATTAAGCAAAGAGATATTACGGTAGCGCAGGGAGATTTGTTCGGAGAGATTGAAATTAATAGAGTAGTGTAATTTTAAAATTATTTCTATGTCCATAAAATCAAAAATAGAGTCTTTGCTATTCATTTCCGCCAAACCAATGGCCGCGAGCCAGCTGGCTGATTTATTAAAGGCGGACAAAAAAGAAATTATAAAAAGCGCGGATGAGCTGTTGGCTGATTATAAAAATAATCAGTCCGGCGTGCAAATTATTAAAGACGGCAGTAAGTACCAGATGGTCAGCGCGCCGGAGAACGCCAAAATTATCCAAGAATTCATTAAAGATGAAACCACGGGCGAGTTATCCCGGCCAAGCTTAGAAGCTTTAACCATTATCGCTTATCGCGGGCCGGTGGCGAAAATTGATTTGGACAGGATTAGGGGAGTGAATTGCGCTTTGATTTTAAGGAATCTGCTCATCAGAGGCTTGATTGAAGGCAAATTTGATAAAAAGAAAAATGAGACCTATTATACGGCGACTTTTGATTTTATCCGCTTCATAGGCTTAAACGACATCAAGGAATTGCCTGATTACGGCAGGCTTAACCAAGACGATACGATTGATAAAATGTTAGATCAAAATAAAAATTTAAATAGTTAAATATGCTGATACCGGTTACAATCAGTTTGTTATTATCAATTATTTTTTTAAATGTCGGATTGGCGTTTAACGGCCAGTTTTTAGCGGCCAAAAATATTGATTCGGCTAAAACCGGTTTGGTTTTGGGCGTAAGCGAGGAATACCAGGCGGCCGGTAAAATTATGGTTGAACAGGGGGATAATTTCAGCCAGGCCATTATTAAAGTAATTGAAGATGCTAAATCCCTACCTTTGCCGCGGTTGCCCCAATTTAATATGCCGATGCAAAAATTGCCGCAAAGCCCGGTAAAAGAAGCGGCGGTTAAAACAGTTAGTTTTGATTTAGCGGCCGAAAACGGGGCGATTTTAGATTGCCAAAGCCATGATTTATTTTTTTCTAAAATGCCTGATCGAGCTTGGCCTATAGCCAGCATAACTAAGTTATTCACCGCTTATGCTTTTTTGGATTATAATCCCGGCTGGGAGGAATTTTATAAAATAAAAGCCGAGGATAAGCGCGAAGGCGGAAAAATTTATTTGTTTACCGGCGATAAAGTTAAAGTAAAAGATTTATTTTATTTTAGCTTGGTCGGTTCGGATAATACGGCTACCGCCGCTTTAGTAAGTTCAACTGGCCTGACCGAAGAAGAG is from Patescibacteria group bacterium and encodes:
- a CDS encoding YbaK/EbsC family protein, giving the protein MAKKLKFPEKLAKYLAKAKVKHSILEHKTVYTAYDTAATMGKKLNEVVKTLLVAADKDYYLAILPADHNLDFKKLAREISKKAGKKIKAVKIPGEAVMEKLLKVKAGAMSAFGGLYKLPVVMEKNLVKIKKAIFASGSFNHSIEMAVKDFIKLEKAILGSFGVKKK
- a CDS encoding segregation/condensation protein A → MNFKIDKFEGPLGLLLQLIERQELDITEISLAKIADQYIEYIRSSNHLKPEELADFLVVAAKLLLIKSRALLPFLKGEEEEEIQEFEHQLRMYKEFLEAAKKIEAIIGKKRFSFPREFNRQAFLTSAHLFSPPKSLTAADLLDVFSGIIKNIRPVESLEEKSLEQIVNIEDKILAIQEILLEKIKISFNHILATAKNKTEIIVSFLAMLELIKQRDITVAQGDLFGEIEINRVV
- the scpB gene encoding SMC-Scp complex subunit ScpB codes for the protein MSIKSKIESLLFISAKPMAASQLADLLKADKKEIIKSADELLADYKNNQSGVQIIKDGSKYQMVSAPENAKIIQEFIKDETTGELSRPSLEALTIIAYRGPVAKIDLDRIRGVNCALILRNLLIRGLIEGKFDKKKNETYYTATFDFIRFIGLNDIKELPDYGRLNQDDTIDKMLDQNKNLNS
- a CDS encoding serine hydrolase, with the protein product MLIPVTISLLLSIIFLNVGLAFNGQFLAAKNIDSAKTGLVLGVSEEYQAAGKIMVEQGDNFSQAIIKVIEDAKSLPLPRLPQFNMPMQKLPQSPVKEAAVKTVSFDLAAENGAILDCQSHDLFFSKMPDRAWPIASITKLFTAYAFLDYNPGWEEFYKIKAEDKREGGKIYLFTGDKVKVKDLFYFSLVGSDNTATAALVSSTGLTEEEFVAKVNNKITSLGFKNTIIVDATGLKDGNISTAREIAQFADMALGADEINRASLTKKYEFTTEQGRKKVIFSTNELLNIFPRKEVSLLGGKTGYINSSGYCLVSKFKGHDGRDIVTVVLGADSETSRFGLTKELVDLYYNYKP